One genomic segment of Flexivirga aerilata includes these proteins:
- a CDS encoding NRAMP family divalent metal transporter, whose amino-acid sequence MTAIGGFVDIGNLVTSGVTGARFGMSLTWAVVIGTFGMTVYAEMAGRVTAVAGRPVFHVVRERLGVRFGLFNLLASCLLNLLTLAAELGGVGLALELASDVNYLLWVPLVALALWGVLWHLPFKAIENLFGVIGLSLLVFVVALFWLPTDWGTLLSSAASPAVPAQEAYPTYFFYAVSLIGACLVPYQIIFFSSGGMEEGWTRRSMMQMRLNTLVGFPLGGLLSLAIMATSAVVLQPLGSDVGHLSQVGFPVAVALGKVGLAFALVGFFAATFAAGAEATLSTGYSVAQYFGWAWGKWLRPSAAPQFHVVSLLVLLAGTMLVLTTIDPVTLTLMSVVLGAAAIPLTFLPVLLIANDRDYLADQVNGRLANAFGVIFLAVVTVVSVVTLPLLFWTRAGA is encoded by the coding sequence GTGACGGCGATCGGTGGCTTCGTCGACATCGGCAACCTCGTGACGAGCGGTGTCACAGGGGCGCGCTTCGGCATGTCACTCACCTGGGCTGTCGTCATCGGGACCTTCGGCATGACGGTGTACGCGGAGATGGCCGGCCGGGTCACCGCAGTTGCCGGGCGTCCGGTGTTCCATGTGGTGCGCGAACGCCTCGGCGTTCGTTTCGGACTGTTCAACCTGTTGGCCAGCTGTCTGCTGAACCTGCTCACCCTCGCCGCCGAGCTCGGCGGGGTTGGCCTCGCGCTCGAACTCGCGAGTGACGTCAATTACCTGCTGTGGGTGCCGCTCGTCGCGCTGGCCTTGTGGGGCGTGCTGTGGCACCTGCCGTTCAAGGCGATCGAGAACCTGTTCGGCGTGATCGGGCTGTCGCTTCTCGTCTTCGTCGTGGCGTTGTTCTGGTTGCCGACCGATTGGGGGACGCTGCTTTCCAGCGCGGCCAGCCCTGCTGTGCCTGCGCAGGAGGCGTATCCGACCTACTTCTTCTACGCGGTGTCGTTGATCGGCGCCTGCCTGGTGCCCTACCAGATCATCTTCTTCTCCTCCGGCGGCATGGAAGAGGGGTGGACGCGGCGTTCCATGATGCAGATGAGACTGAACACTCTCGTCGGCTTTCCACTCGGCGGGCTGCTGAGCCTGGCGATCATGGCGACGTCCGCGGTCGTCCTGCAGCCGCTCGGCTCTGACGTCGGGCACCTCAGCCAGGTCGGCTTCCCGGTGGCAGTCGCATTGGGCAAGGTCGGCCTTGCATTCGCACTGGTCGGCTTCTTCGCCGCCACCTTTGCCGCAGGTGCGGAAGCGACTCTGTCCACGGGGTATTCGGTTGCCCAATACTTCGGGTGGGCGTGGGGAAAGTGGTTGCGGCCGAGCGCCGCGCCGCAATTTCACGTCGTGAGTCTGCTCGTTCTGCTGGCCGGGACGATGCTGGTGCTGACGACCATCGATCCGGTGACGCTGACTCTCATGTCGGTAGTGCTCGGGGCCGCTGCCATCCCGCTCACCTTCCTGCCGGTGCTCCTCATCGCCAATGACCGTGACTACCTGGCGGACCAGGTCAACGGCCGGTTGGCGAACGCCTTCGGAGTCATCTTCCTCGCCGTGGTCACGGTGGTCTCCGTCGTGACCTTGCCTCTGCTCTTCTGGACGCGGGCGGGTGCCTGA
- a CDS encoding PRC-barrel domain-containing protein, with product MTEWEWEASAASQLLDVQIYSASGEPVGKVDDLEFSTTERNEAPVLTAFLCGPTAFGPRIGGLLGLGVWAAARRLSPTGASPVRIPLSEVKRINRREIRLRESAQVLGIHRGTEWTREHVIRPLSGGSR from the coding sequence ATGACGGAGTGGGAATGGGAGGCATCTGCGGCGAGCCAGCTGCTCGACGTGCAGATCTACTCCGCCTCCGGTGAGCCGGTCGGCAAGGTCGACGATCTGGAGTTCTCCACGACCGAGCGCAACGAGGCACCGGTGCTGACCGCGTTCCTGTGCGGCCCAACGGCATTCGGCCCCCGCATCGGTGGTCTACTCGGGCTGGGGGTCTGGGCCGCAGCGCGGCGTCTGTCACCGACCGGAGCCAGTCCGGTGCGCATCCCGCTCAGTGAGGTCAAACGTATCAACCGCCGGGAGATCCGGTTGAGGGAGTCGGCGCAGGTGCTCGGCATTCATCGCGGCACGGAATGGACCCGCGAACACGTCATACGACCTCTCTCCGGAGGATCCCGATGA
- a CDS encoding PRC-barrel domain-containing protein translates to MRTLDLLGSDAIDTDGRSLGWVHDLRLESGAAPTQDSGEPAFVIAALVVGPVGFAHRLGFGRGQMAGPWPLTWFFHRLAARSSIVPWSDVVEIEPGRVTIRVERERDEAGGEPA, encoded by the coding sequence ATGAGAACTCTCGACCTGCTCGGTTCGGACGCGATCGACACCGACGGCCGATCGCTGGGCTGGGTGCACGATCTGCGTCTGGAGTCCGGTGCGGCACCCACGCAGGACTCCGGGGAGCCGGCCTTCGTGATCGCCGCCCTCGTCGTCGGTCCGGTCGGCTTCGCGCACCGGCTTGGCTTCGGCCGCGGGCAGATGGCGGGCCCGTGGCCCCTGACGTGGTTCTTCCACCGCCTGGCGGCCCGCTCGTCCATCGTGCCGTGGTCCGATGTGGTCGAGATCGAGCCGGGCCGGGTCACCATCCGGGTGGAGCGCGAGCGCGACGAAGCAGGCGGGGAGCCGGCATGA
- a CDS encoding glycosyltransferase, protein MTTTGDQVSRGGEEERRAGRVTVVLLTYNCARWIERTVRHLKALGVPILAVDNASDDNTVALLHRNGVRVIELPANRGAAGRNVGAEAADTPYVAFCDDDGWFERDGLDHAVDLLEQHPRLAVVNARILVNDEQRLDPISREMASSPLRGDPRLPGTVLLGFMAGAVVVRRAAFLEVGGYDPRFFIGGEEETLAVPLLRNGWQLRYVPEVVAHHYPSGANAAGIRHLGVRNTVTNAWLHRPARRALSWTIFIARTTRSRRTLLRGLVMVLLDLPWIVRERSVMPDDLDRALAILERRRRAATPSRSRRPGAVW, encoded by the coding sequence ATGACGACAACCGGCGACCAGGTGTCGCGCGGGGGAGAGGAGGAGCGGCGAGCCGGCCGGGTGACCGTGGTCCTGCTGACGTACAACTGCGCACGGTGGATCGAGCGCACAGTGCGGCATCTGAAAGCGCTCGGCGTGCCAATTCTCGCTGTTGACAACGCATCTGACGACAACACGGTCGCGCTGCTGCATCGCAACGGTGTGCGCGTCATTGAGTTGCCGGCCAATCGTGGCGCTGCTGGTCGCAATGTGGGCGCGGAGGCTGCGGACACGCCGTACGTCGCCTTCTGCGACGACGACGGATGGTTCGAACGCGATGGTCTGGACCACGCTGTCGACCTGCTCGAGCAGCACCCGCGGCTGGCCGTGGTGAACGCGCGCATCCTGGTCAACGACGAGCAGCGGCTCGACCCGATCTCGCGGGAGATGGCGTCGAGTCCGCTCCGCGGGGATCCACGGCTCCCCGGAACGGTGCTCCTCGGTTTCATGGCCGGCGCCGTCGTCGTGCGTCGCGCGGCGTTCCTGGAGGTCGGTGGTTACGACCCCCGCTTCTTCATCGGCGGCGAAGAGGAAACCCTCGCGGTCCCGCTGCTCCGCAACGGATGGCAGCTGCGCTACGTCCCCGAGGTCGTGGCACATCACTACCCGAGCGGCGCGAACGCCGCGGGCATCCGGCATCTCGGCGTGCGCAACACCGTGACCAACGCCTGGCTGCACCGTCCCGCGCGGCGTGCCCTCTCGTGGACCATCTTCATCGCCCGGACCACGAGGTCACGCCGGACCCTCCTGCGCGGCTTGGTGATGGTCCTGCTCGACCTGCCGTGGATCGTGCGAGAGCGGTCGGTGATGCCCGACGACCTCGACCGCGCACTCGCCATCCTCGAACGACGCCGCCGTGCGGCCACGCCCTCCCGCTCGCGCCGGCCGGGCGCGGTGTGGTGA
- a CDS encoding sigma-70 family RNA polymerase sigma factor: MPRPQNDNKVARDRAARAEALLSRAERASRHTAARLRHEVVIDHMAVATSIAHRYDHRGLERQDLEQVALLGLVHAVRRYRCGHGGGFLAFAVPTIAGELKRHFRDHGWAVRPPRRLQEQSLAVRSCAETMTQELGREPNSHEVADRAGLAVSEVESARAVDLQYVARSMEAPADREDGVSLGETLGMPCAEFGRIDDFQALRPLLRALKPREQLIVRLRFVDNLTQRQIGQQIGVSQMQVSRLLSDILQRLRVALSAEDPACLVS; this comes from the coding sequence ATGCCACGACCGCAGAATGACAACAAGGTCGCCCGCGACCGCGCAGCGCGTGCCGAGGCATTGCTCAGCCGAGCCGAGCGTGCGAGCCGTCACACCGCCGCCCGACTCCGGCACGAGGTGGTCATCGACCATATGGCGGTAGCGACATCGATCGCGCACCGCTACGACCATCGTGGGCTGGAACGCCAGGATCTCGAGCAAGTCGCATTGCTCGGCCTGGTGCATGCCGTCCGCCGCTACCGCTGTGGCCACGGCGGAGGTTTCCTCGCCTTCGCGGTGCCCACCATCGCCGGCGAACTCAAACGCCATTTCCGGGATCACGGTTGGGCCGTGCGGCCGCCACGGCGGCTTCAGGAGCAGAGTCTTGCGGTCCGCTCCTGCGCCGAGACCATGACGCAGGAACTCGGTCGAGAACCGAACTCGCACGAGGTGGCCGACCGTGCGGGCCTCGCGGTGTCGGAGGTGGAAAGTGCACGGGCGGTCGACCTGCAGTACGTCGCGCGCTCGATGGAAGCCCCGGCTGATCGCGAGGACGGTGTGTCGCTCGGTGAGACGTTGGGCATGCCCTGTGCCGAGTTCGGACGCATCGACGACTTCCAGGCACTTCGGCCGCTGTTGCGAGCACTGAAGCCCAGGGAGCAGCTCATCGTGCGCTTACGCTTCGTCGACAACCTGACGCAACGCCAGATCGGTCAGCAGATCGGGGTGAGTCAGATGCAGGTCTCGCGGCTGTTGTCGGACATCCTGCAACGGTTACGTGTTGCCCTGTCGGCCGAAGACCCGGCCTGCCTCGTGTCATGA
- a CDS encoding carbamoyltransferase family protein, translating into MRVLGINALFHDPSAALVVDGHVVAAAEEERFSRRKHGKRPVPFAAWELPVEAARWCLDRGGVPMEGLDAVAYSYDPDLARPADELGLDDPWDSLRQLYAQRAPRFVEHELGTLTNGEFRFVPHHEAHAASAGLIDASRGSDGRTSVLVIDGRGERASHLAGVYDGCKLETLAAQALPDSLGLMYESLTEHLGFLRSSDEYKVMALASYGRPRHVGALREHVHATGDGGFVARAPDWSAWVPRRGSHEQWTDEHADLAASVQACLEETLLDLSAWLHAVTGTSHLAMAGGTALNCVANSRVWRDSPFDSVWVQPAAGDAGTALGAALAVADDVDLGGVPFPSAALGRGWTDDELAAELRRAAVPFTTPPDLPLTIASALANNGVVAWFDGRSEFGPRALGQRSLLAHPGDPDNLRRLNDVKGREQFRPVAPIVLAERAAHIFSAGPVPSPFMLFVHEVNPSWRQRIPAVTHVDGTARVQTVDRRTQAMLAGTLEQFERLTGLPVLVNTSLNTAGRPMVDTPREALEIFGSAPIDVLVLGPHVVRRHALTEGDG; encoded by the coding sequence ATGCGAGTACTCGGCATCAATGCGCTCTTCCACGACCCGTCCGCGGCACTGGTCGTGGACGGCCACGTGGTGGCGGCTGCCGAAGAGGAGCGCTTCAGCAGGCGCAAGCACGGCAAGCGTCCGGTGCCGTTCGCGGCATGGGAGTTGCCGGTCGAGGCGGCACGGTGGTGCCTGGATCGTGGCGGTGTGCCGATGGAGGGACTGGATGCCGTGGCATATTCCTACGACCCGGATCTGGCTCGGCCGGCCGACGAGCTGGGGCTGGACGACCCATGGGATTCGTTGCGGCAGTTGTACGCCCAACGAGCACCGCGTTTCGTCGAACACGAACTCGGCACGCTGACGAACGGCGAGTTCCGGTTCGTGCCACACCACGAGGCGCACGCAGCGTCGGCCGGCCTGATCGACGCAAGTCGGGGGTCCGATGGCCGCACCAGTGTGCTGGTGATCGACGGGCGTGGAGAGCGCGCGTCGCACCTCGCCGGAGTCTACGACGGCTGCAAGCTGGAAACCCTTGCCGCACAAGCACTTCCGGACTCGCTGGGCCTCATGTACGAATCACTCACCGAGCACCTGGGCTTCCTGCGGTCCAGCGACGAGTACAAGGTGATGGCACTGGCGTCATACGGCCGTCCACGCCATGTCGGCGCATTGCGCGAGCACGTCCACGCAACAGGTGACGGAGGGTTCGTGGCCCGCGCCCCGGACTGGAGTGCGTGGGTGCCGCGGCGTGGCAGTCACGAGCAGTGGACCGATGAGCACGCCGACTTGGCCGCTTCCGTGCAAGCCTGTCTCGAGGAGACACTCCTCGATCTCAGTGCGTGGCTGCACGCGGTGACCGGCACCTCGCACCTGGCGATGGCGGGCGGCACCGCGTTGAACTGCGTGGCGAACTCCCGGGTATGGCGTGACTCCCCCTTCGACTCGGTGTGGGTCCAACCCGCTGCCGGGGATGCCGGCACGGCGCTCGGGGCCGCATTAGCTGTGGCCGACGACGTCGATCTGGGTGGCGTGCCCTTCCCGAGCGCGGCGCTCGGGCGCGGCTGGACCGACGACGAACTCGCGGCCGAGTTGCGACGCGCTGCGGTGCCCTTCACCACGCCGCCGGATCTGCCGTTGACCATCGCGTCCGCGCTGGCGAACAACGGGGTCGTCGCCTGGTTCGACGGCCGCAGCGAGTTCGGCCCCCGAGCGCTCGGCCAGCGCTCATTGCTCGCCCACCCGGGCGATCCCGACAACCTTCGCAGGCTCAACGACGTCAAGGGCCGCGAGCAGTTCCGGCCCGTGGCGCCGATCGTGCTCGCCGAGCGGGCAGCGCACATCTTCTCGGCCGGACCGGTCCCGAGCCCCTTCATGCTTTTCGTGCATGAGGTGAATCCTTCGTGGCGACAACGCATCCCGGCTGTCACCCACGTCGACGGCACTGCGCGCGTGCAGACCGTCGATCGCAGGACGCAAGCGATGCTGGCCGGCACGCTCGAGCAGTTCGAACGACTCACCGGTCTACCCGTGCTCGTCAACACCAGCCTCAACACCGCCGGCCGGCCGATGGTGGACACGCCGCGCGAGGCTCTGGAGATCTTCGGATCAGCACCGATCGATGTGCTGGTGCTCGGTCCGCATGTCGTTCGTCGCCACGCACTGACTGAGGGGGATGGATGA